The following are encoded in a window of Saccharothrix longispora genomic DNA:
- a CDS encoding response regulator transcription factor: MARVFLVDDHEVVRVGVRELLNSDDDLEVVGEAGSVAEALARVPGSGADVAVLDVRLPDGNGIELCRELRSRLPELKCLMLTSFTDDEALFDAIMAGASGFVLKRIVGHDLQNAVRTVAAGGSLLDARSTAALLDRIRRERDQGDPTRSLTEQERTVFDHIGEGLTNKQIAEKMFLAEKTVKNYVSHLLAKLGLERRTQAAVLATKLRKPAPSNEE; this comes from the coding sequence GTGGCGCGCGTGTTCTTGGTGGACGACCACGAGGTCGTCCGGGTCGGTGTCCGTGAGCTGCTCAACAGCGACGACGACCTGGAGGTCGTGGGCGAGGCCGGGTCGGTGGCCGAGGCGTTGGCGCGGGTGCCGGGCAGCGGCGCGGACGTCGCCGTGCTCGACGTGCGACTGCCCGACGGCAACGGCATCGAACTGTGCCGCGAACTGCGCTCCCGGCTGCCGGAGCTCAAGTGCCTGATGCTGACCTCGTTCACCGACGACGAAGCCCTCTTCGACGCCATCATGGCCGGCGCCTCCGGGTTCGTCCTCAAGCGCATCGTGGGCCACGACCTGCAGAACGCCGTGCGCACCGTCGCCGCCGGCGGGTCACTGCTCGACGCCCGCTCCACCGCCGCCCTGCTGGACCGCATCCGCCGCGAACGCGACCAGGGCGACCCCACCCGCTCCCTCACCGAGCAGGAACGCACCGTGTTCGACCACATCGGCGAAGGCCTCACCAACAAGCAGATCGCCGAGAAGATGTTCCTCGCCGAGAAGACCGTCAAGAACTACGTCTCCCACCTCCTCGCCAAACTCGGCCTCGAACGCCGCACCCAGGCCGCCGTGCTCGCCACCAAACTCCGCAAACCCGCCCCCTCGAACGAGGAATGA
- the arsB gene encoding ACR3 family arsenite efflux transporter, with amino-acid sequence MSARTPERSDVLGGLSFLDRFLPVWIGVAMVAGLALGRFVPGLQGVLDSVKVAGVSLPIALGLLLMMYPVLAKVRYDRLDTVTGDRRTMLLSLVLNWVLGPALMFALAWTFLADLPEYRTGLIIVGLARCIAMVIIWNDLACGDREAAAVLVALNSVFQVVMFGVLGWFYLDLLPGWLGLDTTSLDFSPWEIALSVVIFLGIPLAAGYLSRRLGERARGRDWYESEFLPRIGPVALYGLLFTIVILFALQGDRITSQPLDVARIALPLLVYFAVMWIGGYALGKASGLSYERTTTLAFTAAGNNFELAIAVAIGVFGVTSGQALAGVVGPLIEVPVLVGLVYVSLWLRKRWSTS; translated from the coding sequence GTGAGCGCGCGCACCCCCGAGCGGTCGGACGTCCTGGGCGGACTGTCCTTCCTCGACCGCTTCCTGCCGGTCTGGATCGGCGTCGCGATGGTCGCCGGTCTCGCGCTGGGTAGGTTCGTCCCCGGTCTGCAGGGCGTGCTGGACTCGGTCAAGGTCGCCGGGGTCTCGCTGCCCATCGCCCTGGGGCTGCTGCTGATGATGTACCCGGTGCTGGCCAAGGTCCGCTACGACAGGCTGGACACCGTCACCGGCGACCGGCGGACGATGCTGCTCTCGCTGGTGCTCAACTGGGTGCTGGGCCCTGCGCTGATGTTCGCGCTGGCCTGGACCTTCCTGGCCGACCTGCCCGAGTACCGCACCGGCCTGATCATCGTCGGCCTGGCCCGCTGCATCGCCATGGTCATCATCTGGAACGACCTGGCCTGCGGCGACCGCGAGGCCGCCGCCGTCCTGGTCGCGCTGAACTCGGTGTTCCAGGTCGTCATGTTCGGGGTGCTCGGCTGGTTCTACCTCGACCTGCTGCCCGGTTGGCTGGGCCTGGACACCACGTCGCTGGACTTCTCGCCGTGGGAGATCGCCCTGTCCGTGGTCATCTTCCTGGGCATCCCGCTCGCCGCCGGCTACCTCAGCCGCCGTCTCGGCGAACGCGCCCGAGGCCGGGACTGGTACGAGTCGGAGTTCCTGCCGAGGATCGGCCCCGTCGCCCTCTACGGCCTGCTGTTCACCATCGTCATCCTGTTCGCCCTCCAGGGCGACCGGATCACCTCGCAGCCGCTCGACGTCGCCCGCATCGCCCTGCCGCTGCTGGTGTACTTCGCCGTGATGTGGATCGGCGGCTACGCGCTGGGCAAGGCGTCCGGCCTGTCCTACGAGCGGACCACCACGCTCGCCTTCACCGCCGCCGGCAACAACTTCGAGCTGGCCATCGCGGTCGCGATCGGCGTGTTCGGCGTGACCTCCGGCCAGGCCCTCGCCGGCGTGGTCGGCCCGCTGATCGAGGTTCCCGTGCTGGTGGGCCTGGTCTACGTCAGCCTGTGGCTGCGCAAGCGCTGGAGCACCAGCTGA
- a CDS encoding arsenate reductase/protein-tyrosine-phosphatase family protein, producing the protein MSTDWSPDLVGRARVHAALGEPARLAVVELLLLGDASPGEVGRALALPSNLLAHHLKLLEQAGVVERSRSEGDHRRTYLRLRTTALAGLVPTDLRTAPRVVFVCSHNSARSQLAAALWERHSDVPTASAGTRPAERVHPLAVATARAHGLSLTRARPHHLDDVLEPEDLVVAVCDNAHEELDPADHRLHWSVPDPAAVGTEDAFDRAYRDLADRVERLAPAVRTTP; encoded by the coding sequence ATGAGTACTGACTGGTCTCCGGACCTGGTGGGACGAGCGCGTGTGCACGCGGCCCTGGGCGAGCCCGCCCGGCTGGCCGTCGTGGAGCTGCTGCTGCTCGGCGACGCCTCCCCCGGCGAGGTCGGCAGGGCCCTCGCGCTGCCCAGCAACCTGCTCGCCCACCACCTCAAGCTGCTGGAGCAGGCGGGCGTGGTGGAGCGGTCCCGGTCGGAGGGCGACCACCGGCGCACCTACCTGCGCCTGCGCACCACCGCGCTCGCCGGTCTCGTGCCCACGGACCTGCGGACGGCGCCGCGCGTGGTGTTCGTGTGCTCCCACAACTCGGCCCGCTCGCAGCTCGCCGCCGCGCTGTGGGAGCGGCACAGCGACGTGCCCACCGCGAGCGCCGGGACCCGGCCCGCCGAACGCGTGCACCCGCTCGCCGTGGCCACCGCCCGCGCGCACGGCCTGTCGCTGACCCGCGCCCGGCCCCACCACCTCGACGACGTGCTCGAACCCGAGGACCTGGTCGTGGCCGTCTGCGACAACGCCCACGAGGAACTCGACCCAGCCGACCACCGCCTGCACTGGTCCGTGCCCGACCCGGCCGCGGTCGGCACCGAGGACGCCTTCGACCGCGCCTATCGCGACCTGGCCGACCGCGTCGAACGCCTCGCCCCCGCTGTGCGCACCACCCCGTGA
- a CDS encoding arsenate reductase ArsC, whose amino-acid sequence MSRKPEVLFVCVHNAGRSQMAAALLQHHGLGRVEVRSAGSAPAGQVNPAAAQALAEWGLDVTAEVPKKLTTEAVEASDVVVTMGCGDTCPLFPGKRYLDWALDDPAGQGVEAVRPIRDDIDRRVRALLAELLDQPA is encoded by the coding sequence TTGAGCCGCAAGCCCGAGGTCCTGTTCGTCTGCGTCCACAACGCCGGCCGCTCCCAGATGGCCGCCGCCCTCCTCCAGCACCACGGCCTGGGCCGCGTCGAGGTGCGCTCGGCCGGGTCCGCGCCCGCCGGCCAGGTCAATCCCGCCGCCGCCCAGGCACTGGCCGAGTGGGGTCTGGACGTCACCGCCGAGGTGCCCAAGAAGCTCACCACCGAGGCCGTCGAAGCCTCCGACGTGGTCGTCACCATGGGCTGCGGCGACACCTGCCCCCTCTTCCCCGGCAAGCGCTACCTCGACTGGGCCCTCGACGACCCGGCGGGCCAGGGCGTGGAGGCCGTGCGCCCGATCCGCGACGACATCGACCGCCGCGTCCGCGCCCTGCTGGCCGAACTGCTCGACCAGCCCGCCTGA
- a CDS encoding response regulator transcription factor: protein MTIGVLIADDQEMMRSAYGMILGAQPDMEVVASVGDGESAVAEARRLRPDVCLLDIRMPGIDGLEATRLLAGPGTRDPLNVLIATTFDLDEYVYRALRNGACGFLLKDMSPALLVEAVRAAATGASMISPNVTVRLLSHLAPDREAREPPERAPHEPLTGRELAVVRLVALGRTNDEVAAELYVTVATVKTHLGNVQRKLSARNRVEVAAWAWRTGVVRGR, encoded by the coding sequence ATGACGATCGGGGTGCTGATCGCCGACGACCAGGAGATGATGCGCTCGGCGTACGGCATGATCCTGGGCGCGCAGCCGGACATGGAGGTCGTGGCGAGCGTCGGCGACGGGGAGTCCGCGGTGGCCGAGGCGCGGCGCCTGCGGCCGGACGTGTGCCTGCTGGACATCCGGATGCCGGGGATCGACGGCTTGGAGGCGACCCGGCTGCTGGCGGGACCGGGGACGCGCGACCCCTTGAACGTGCTGATCGCGACGACCTTCGACCTGGACGAGTACGTGTACCGGGCGCTGCGCAACGGCGCGTGCGGCTTCCTGCTGAAGGACATGTCCCCGGCGCTGCTGGTGGAGGCGGTGCGCGCCGCGGCGACGGGTGCGTCGATGATCTCGCCGAACGTGACCGTCCGGCTGCTGTCCCACCTGGCGCCGGACCGGGAGGCGCGGGAGCCGCCGGAGCGCGCGCCGCACGAGCCGCTGACCGGGCGCGAACTGGCCGTGGTGCGGCTGGTGGCGCTGGGGCGGACCAACGACGAGGTCGCGGCCGAGCTGTACGTGACGGTGGCGACGGTGAAGACGCACCTGGGCAACGTGCAGCGCAAGCTGTCCGCGCGCAACCGGGTCGAGGTCGCGGCGTGGGCGTGGCGGACGGGTGTCGTGCGGGGGCGGTAG
- a CDS encoding sensor histidine kinase, giving the protein MPGIRRVPPAQLFTTLVVGAVALVALVVEVCSAERVPGGVGLAVCGVLPALALSRTRFVTPAALVSVAFTVVAHQVPVGLDNTFGVVELAAFSWLVVRVVMLRPVRHLLWQVPLLTVAAAVLPVRLDTDDRAFVPDLVGLVGFGMLFMVLLGLYLRLHERRRADLHALAKQEQRLEYARDLHDFVAHHVTAIVAQARAVRYTTAAGTPPSPEALDAMLAAIERTGSQALASMRGMITVLRDERPPEERRLLADVLGEAVRDFPGPPRAVASVSDDLRGARPPAHVLDAVRHVVQESLTNVLRHAADATRVRVDARPADGGLEVSVTNDGRAADAPVLSGGGFGLVGLAERVEAVGGTLSAGPSDAGWRVTARLPSSLA; this is encoded by the coding sequence ATGCCCGGCATCCGGAGGGTCCCACCCGCGCAGCTGTTCACGACGCTCGTCGTGGGGGCCGTCGCGCTCGTCGCGCTGGTCGTGGAGGTCTGCTCGGCCGAGCGCGTGCCCGGCGGCGTCGGCCTGGCGGTGTGCGGCGTGCTCCCCGCGCTCGCGCTGTCCCGGACCCGGTTCGTGACGCCTGCCGCACTGGTGTCGGTGGCGTTCACGGTCGTGGCCCACCAGGTGCCCGTCGGGCTGGACAACACGTTCGGGGTCGTGGAGCTGGCGGCGTTCTCGTGGCTGGTCGTGCGGGTGGTGATGCTCCGGCCGGTGCGCCACCTGCTGTGGCAGGTGCCGCTGCTGACGGTCGCCGCCGCGGTGCTGCCGGTGCGGCTCGACACCGACGACCGCGCCTTCGTCCCCGACCTGGTCGGGCTGGTCGGCTTCGGCATGCTGTTCATGGTGCTGCTCGGCCTGTACCTGAGGCTGCACGAGCGCAGGCGCGCGGACCTGCACGCGCTGGCGAAGCAGGAGCAGCGCCTGGAGTACGCGCGTGACCTGCACGACTTCGTCGCCCACCACGTCACCGCGATCGTGGCGCAGGCCAGGGCGGTCCGGTACACCACGGCGGCCGGGACGCCGCCGTCACCGGAGGCCCTGGACGCCATGTTGGCGGCCATCGAGAGGACCGGGTCGCAGGCGCTGGCGTCCATGCGCGGCATGATCACCGTGCTGCGGGACGAGCGGCCGCCGGAGGAGCGGCGGCTGCTCGCGGACGTGCTGGGCGAGGCGGTGCGCGACTTCCCCGGTCCGCCGCGCGCGGTCGCGTCCGTGTCGGACGACCTGCGCGGGGCCCGCCCGCCCGCGCACGTGCTCGACGCCGTGCGGCACGTCGTCCAGGAATCGCTGACCAACGTGCTGCGACACGCCGCGGACGCGACGCGGGTGCGGGTGGACGCCCGGCCGGCCGACGGTGGGCTGGAGGTCAGCGTGACGAACGACGGGCGCGCGGCGGACGCGCCCGTGCTGTCCGGCGGCGGGTTCGGCCTGGTGGGGCTGGCGGAGCGGGTGGAGGCCGTGGGCGGGACGCTGAGCGCCGGGCCGTCGGACGCGGGCTGGCGGGTCACCGCGCGTCTGCCATCATCGCTGGCATGA
- a CDS encoding ABC transporter ATP-binding protein codes for MTDQVVAEAESLGKVYGQGGNTVVALDGVSARFRRGEFTAVMGPSGSGKSTFTHCLAGLDTPSSGRARIGGIDLGSLSERELTRLRRERVGFVFQSFNLLPTLTAWENVVLPLSMSGREPDAAWAERIVGAMGLADRLDHRPAQLSGGQQQRVACARALITRPELVVADEPTGNLDSRSGARLLDLLRLCAHEWDQTVLMVTHDPVAAGYADRVLFLADGRLVDSMDQPTADRVLDRMRRFDAGQEVR; via the coding sequence GTGACGGATCAGGTGGTGGCCGAGGCGGAATCACTCGGCAAGGTGTACGGGCAGGGCGGGAACACCGTGGTCGCGCTGGACGGTGTGTCCGCGCGCTTCCGACGGGGTGAGTTCACGGCGGTGATGGGACCGTCCGGATCGGGCAAGTCGACGTTCACGCACTGCCTGGCCGGTCTGGACACCCCGAGCAGCGGCAGGGCCAGGATCGGCGGGATCGACCTCGGCTCGCTGTCCGAGCGGGAGCTGACCAGGCTGCGGCGCGAGCGCGTCGGTTTCGTGTTCCAGTCGTTCAACCTGCTGCCCACGCTCACCGCGTGGGAGAACGTCGTGCTGCCGCTGTCGATGTCCGGGCGCGAGCCCGACGCGGCGTGGGCGGAGCGCATCGTGGGGGCGATGGGCCTCGCCGACCGGCTCGACCACCGGCCCGCCCAGTTGTCCGGGGGTCAGCAGCAGCGCGTGGCGTGCGCCCGCGCCCTGATCACCCGGCCCGAGCTGGTGGTGGCGGACGAGCCGACCGGCAACCTGGACTCCCGGTCCGGCGCCCGCCTCCTCGACCTGCTGCGGCTGTGCGCGCACGAGTGGGACCAGACCGTGCTGATGGTGACGCACGACCCCGTCGCCGCGGGCTACGCGGACCGCGTGCTGTTCCTGGCGGACGGCAGGCTCGTCGACAGCATGGACCAGCCGACCGCGGACCGGGTGCTCGACCGGATGCGCCGGTTCGACGCGGGGCAGGAGGTGCGCTGA
- a CDS encoding FtsX-like permease family protein has protein sequence MFRLALRSVLARRSRFLLPATAVVLGVAFVVGALLYTASVRASITASLPAPSVEVTTLDTLEPGVFEAARGVAGVATATAYSQGRAFVVDRDGALVGPPGAAVGVNRVEGEHTTVSGRAPSGGGEVALDEWTAERTGYRVGDRVRLVVTGTSRGFTVSGVVSARSPETAAGGTLAVFDPGTARELFGDTRIVLTPAAGTSEAALAAAVREAVPSGTFVEVVGAGTALAGTGKLTSILLGFAAVALFVAVFVVANTFTMLAAARSREHALLRAVGADRRHVTRMVLAEALLIGGVATVLGYALGLGGAVLLGDLFAVTEGPAGPVDAFAPEAVLAALGVGLGVTVVAAWLPARRAASVPPVAALRAGVPPPVKSLRRRNAAGVVVTAVGVAVTLAAAGSQDLVYLGAPLLVIGLVVLTPLAATGLTAVLRRPLVALTGIRGKLAVENARRNPRRTASTSSALMVCLAVCTAVTVPIVSADADAVREADTGARADVRIDAIEFAALAPDLPERVAAIPGVRAVTPVTPGLLRLPGGDSVAFAAADPGALDDFFGITAREGSLDDLAGGVAVTSEAARQYGWRLGSVLSGESRGTPLSATVEAVFDAPQGFDHEAVLPADALPDRSPGTVLVQSAPGGAEALRDSIRTTLDNPTAVVRTHADHLEAVGAQYAEFLAVLYALLSVSGLIGALAVVNTMTMSVLERTREIGLLRAVGLDRKQVRSVLRLESLVVAGLGAGLGLVAGCVIGVVLVLSQGGIDVVVPWGGLAVLAAITALIGVTAALLPARRAAGLPVLDALRSDTE, from the coding sequence ATGTTCCGCCTCGCACTGCGCTCGGTGCTCGCCCGCCGATCGCGCTTCCTGCTGCCGGCGACCGCGGTCGTGCTCGGCGTCGCGTTCGTCGTCGGCGCCCTGCTCTACACCGCGTCCGTCCGGGCCTCGATCACCGCGTCGCTCCCGGCGCCGAGCGTGGAGGTCACCACCCTCGACACCCTCGAACCGGGCGTCTTCGAGGCGGCGCGCGGCGTCGCGGGCGTGGCGACCGCGACCGCCTACTCGCAGGGTCGGGCGTTCGTCGTCGACCGCGACGGCGCGCTGGTCGGTCCGCCCGGCGCGGCGGTGGGGGTGAACCGCGTCGAGGGCGAGCACACCACGGTGTCCGGGCGGGCGCCGTCCGGGGGCGGGGAGGTCGCGCTCGACGAGTGGACGGCCGAGCGCACCGGCTACCGGGTCGGCGACCGGGTCCGCCTCGTCGTGACCGGGACCTCCCGCGGGTTCACCGTCTCCGGTGTCGTCTCGGCCAGGTCGCCGGAGACGGCGGCGGGCGGCACGCTCGCGGTCTTCGACCCGGGCACGGCGCGGGAGCTGTTCGGCGACACCAGGATCGTGCTCACCCCGGCGGCGGGCACCTCGGAGGCGGCGCTCGCCGCAGCCGTGCGGGAGGCGGTTCCGTCCGGCACCTTCGTCGAGGTCGTCGGCGCCGGGACCGCCCTGGCGGGCACCGGGAAGCTGACCTCGATCCTGCTCGGGTTCGCCGCGGTGGCGTTGTTCGTCGCGGTGTTCGTGGTCGCCAACACCTTCACGATGCTGGCCGCCGCCCGCAGCAGGGAGCACGCGCTGCTGCGCGCGGTGGGCGCGGACCGCCGCCACGTGACGCGCATGGTGCTGGCCGAGGCGCTGCTGATCGGCGGGGTGGCGACGGTCCTGGGCTACGCCCTCGGTCTCGGCGGGGCCGTCCTGCTGGGCGACCTGTTCGCGGTCACCGAAGGGCCGGCCGGCCCGGTGGACGCCTTCGCGCCCGAGGCCGTGCTCGCCGCGCTGGGCGTGGGCCTCGGCGTCACGGTGGTGGCGGCGTGGCTGCCGGCCCGCCGGGCGGCCTCCGTCCCCCCGGTCGCCGCGCTGCGCGCGGGCGTGCCGCCGCCGGTCAAGTCGTTGCGCCGCCGGAACGCCGCCGGTGTCGTCGTGACCGCGGTGGGCGTCGCCGTCACGCTCGCCGCGGCCGGCAGCCAGGACCTCGTCTACCTCGGCGCGCCGCTGCTGGTGATCGGCCTGGTCGTGCTGACCCCGCTGGCCGCCACCGGCCTCACCGCCGTGCTGCGGCGTCCGCTGGTCGCGCTGACCGGCATCCGCGGCAAGCTCGCCGTGGAGAACGCCCGCCGCAACCCGCGTCGCACCGCCTCCACGTCGAGCGCGCTGATGGTGTGCCTGGCGGTCTGCACCGCGGTGACCGTGCCCATCGTGTCGGCCGACGCGGACGCCGTGCGGGAAGCGGACACCGGTGCGCGCGCGGACGTCCGGATCGACGCCATCGAGTTCGCCGCCCTGGCGCCCGACCTGCCGGAGCGCGTCGCGGCGATCCCGGGCGTGCGGGCGGTCACCCCCGTCACGCCCGGTCTGCTCCGACTGCCCGGCGGGGACTCCGTCGCCTTCGCCGCCGCGGACCCCGGCGCGCTGGACGACTTCTTCGGGATCACCGCGCGCGAGGGTTCGCTGGACGACCTGGCGGGTGGTGTCGCCGTCACCTCGGAGGCGGCGCGGCAGTACGGCTGGCGGCTCGGTTCGGTCCTGTCCGGCGAGTCGCGGGGGACGCCGCTCTCGGCGACCGTGGAGGCGGTCTTCGACGCGCCGCAGGGGTTCGACCACGAGGCCGTGCTCCCGGCGGACGCCCTGCCCGACCGCTCGCCGGGCACCGTGCTGGTCCAGTCCGCCCCGGGCGGCGCGGAGGCGTTGCGCGACTCGATCAGGACGACCCTGGACAACCCGACGGCGGTCGTCCGGACGCACGCCGACCACCTGGAGGCGGTGGGCGCGCAGTACGCGGAGTTCCTCGCCGTGCTCTACGCGCTGCTGAGCGTGTCCGGGCTGATCGGCGCGCTCGCGGTGGTGAACACGATGACGATGTCCGTGCTGGAGCGCACCAGGGAGATCGGCCTGCTGCGCGCGGTCGGGCTCGACCGGAAGCAGGTGAGGTCGGTGCTGCGCCTGGAGTCGCTGGTGGTCGCCGGGCTGGGCGCCGGGCTCGGTCTCGTGGCGGGGTGCGTGATCGGGGTCGTGCTGGTGCTGAGCCAGGGCGGCATCGACGTCGTCGTGCCGTGGGGCGGGCTCGCGGTGCTCGCCGCGATCACCGCGCTGATCGGCGTGACGGCCGCGCTGCTGCCCGCGCGCCGGGCGGCCGGGCTCCCGGTGCTCGACGCGCTGCGCAGC